From the genome of Cinclus cinclus chromosome 12, bCinCin1.1, whole genome shotgun sequence, one region includes:
- the ACTR8 gene encoding actin-related protein 8 isoform X1, with amino-acid sequence MTQAEKGEAENGKDKERDREREQRGVKRPIVPAAVPESLQEQIQSNFIVVIHPGSTTLRLGRATDTLPAGIPHVIARRHKQQGQAAYRDSWLLRDGLNKPESTEQRQNGLKMVDQAIWSKKMSNGARRIPVSPDQARSYNRQMRPAILDHSSGAKWTNTSNHPEFLVGEEALYVNPLDSYNIHWPIRRGQLNLHTGPGGSLTAVLADLEVIWSHAIQKYLEIPLKDLKYYRCILLIPDIYNKQHVKELVNMILMKMGFSGIIVHQESVCATFGSGLSSACIVDVGDQKTSVCCVEDGVSHRNTRLCLAYGGSDVSRCFYWLMQRAGFPYRDCQLTNKLDCLLLQHLKETFCHLDQDISGLQDHEFQIRHPDSPALLYQFRLGDEKLQAPMALFYPATFGIVGQKMTIMQHRSQGDPEDPHDEHYLLATQSKQEQSAKATADRKSMSKPGAFEGELRGQSSDISERIYPQEVELGSSQGDCMIPGNDSEEPLTAHMSRKTAISQFEGKALGLDKAILHSIDCCASDDTKKKMYSSILVVGGGLMFHKAQEFLQHRILNKMPPSFRRVVENVEVITRPKDMDPRLIAWKGGAVLACLDTTQELWIYQREWQRFGVRMLRERAAFVW; translated from the exons ATGACCCAGGCGGAGAAGGGCGAGGCGGAGAACGGCAAGGACAAGGAGCGCGACAGGGAGCGCGAGCAGCGCGGCGTGAAGCGGCCCATCGTCCCCGCCGCCGTGCCCGAGTCCCTGCAGGAG CAAATACAGAGCAACTTCATCGTGGTGATCCACCCCGGCTCCACCACGCTGCGGCTCGGGCGGGCCACGGACACGCTGCCCGCGGGCATCCCGCACGTGATCGCGCGGCGGCAcaagcagcagggccaggcgGCCTACAGGGACAGCTGGCTCCTCAGGGACGGCCTCAAC AAACCTGAAAGTACTGAACAGAGACAAAATGGCCTTAAAATGGTGGACCAAGCAATATGGTCCAAAAAGATGTCAAATGGAGCAAGGCGCATACCAGTGTCACCTGATCAG GCCAGGTCATACAACAGACAGATGAGGCCTGCCATTTTGGATCACAGCTCTGGGGCCAAGTGGACAAACACATCAAATCATCCTGAATTTTTGGTAGGAGAAGAG GCACTATATGTTAATCCATTAGATTCTTATAACATACATTGGCCCATTAGAAGAGGGCAGCTGAATCTCCACACGGGACCTGGTGGCTCCCTCACTGCAGTACTGGCAGACCTGGAAGTTATATGGTCACATGCAATACAAAAATACCTGGAAATACCACTGAAAGACCTAAAG TATTACAGATGCATTTTACTAATTCCAGACATCTATAATAAGCAACATGTGAAAGAACTGGTAAATATGATCCTAATGAAGATGGGTTTCTCAG GAATTATTGTACACCAGGAGTCTGTCTGTGCCACCTTTGGAAGTGGTTTAAGCAGTGCATGCATTGTGGATGTGGGAGATCAGAAGACAAGTGTTTGCTGTGTAGAAGATGGTGTTTCCCATCGCAACACCAG GCTGTGCCTGGCATATGGAGGATCTGATGTGTCAAGGTGTTTTTATTGGCTTATGCAGCGAGCAGGATTCCCATACAGAGACTGCCAGCTAACTAATAAGTTGGATTGCCTGCTGCTTCAGCACCTAAAGGAGACATTTTGTCATCTAGATCAG GATATTTCTGGATTACAAGATCACGAGTTCCAAATTCGGCATCCGGATTCTCCAGCTTTATTGTACCAGTTCCGATTAGGGGATGAAAAATTAcag GCACCCATGGCTCTGTTTTACCCAGCAACTTTTGGAATTGTTGGACAAAAAATGACAATTATGCAGCACAGGTCACAAGGTGACCCTGAGGATCCTCATGATGAACATTATCTGCTAGCCACACAAAGTAAGCAGGAGCAG TCTGCAAAAGCTACAGCTGACAGAAAATCTATGTCAAAGCCTGGTGCATTTGAGGGAGAATTGAGAGGCCAATCGTCAGACATTTCAGAGAGGATCTACCCACAAGAAGTAGAGCTGGGATCTTCCCAGGGTGACTGTATGATACCTGGCAATGATTCAGAGGAACCTCTAACTGCAcacatgtccaggaaaactGCTATTTCTCAGTTTGAAGGCAAAGCCTTGGGCCTGGACAAAGCCATCCTTCATAGTATCGACTGCTGTG CATCTGATGATACAAAAAAGAAGATGTACAGCTCCATCTTAGTAGTGGGAGGAGGCCTTATGTTTCATAAAGCTCAAGAGTTTCTTCAGCACAGAATTCTCAACAAAATGCCCCCCTCTTTCAGAAGAGTTGTTGAAAATGTTGAGGTCATCACAAGGCCTAAG GATATGGATCCACGTTTAATTGCCTGGAAAGGAGGTGCAGTTTTGGCCTGTCTGGACACCACTCAGGAGCTGTGGATATACCAGAGGGAGTGGCAGCGTTTTGGTGTCAGGATGTTACGGGAGCGAGCAGCGTTTGTGTGGTAA
- the ACTR8 gene encoding actin-related protein 8 isoform X2 — protein MVDQAIWSKKMSNGARRIPVSPDQARSYNRQMRPAILDHSSGAKWTNTSNHPEFLVGEEALYVNPLDSYNIHWPIRRGQLNLHTGPGGSLTAVLADLEVIWSHAIQKYLEIPLKDLKYYRCILLIPDIYNKQHVKELVNMILMKMGFSGIIVHQESVCATFGSGLSSACIVDVGDQKTSVCCVEDGVSHRNTRLCLAYGGSDVSRCFYWLMQRAGFPYRDCQLTNKLDCLLLQHLKETFCHLDQDISGLQDHEFQIRHPDSPALLYQFRLGDEKLQAPMALFYPATFGIVGQKMTIMQHRSQGDPEDPHDEHYLLATQSKQEQSAKATADRKSMSKPGAFEGELRGQSSDISERIYPQEVELGSSQGDCMIPGNDSEEPLTAHMSRKTAISQFEGKALGLDKAILHSIDCCASDDTKKKMYSSILVVGGGLMFHKAQEFLQHRILNKMPPSFRRVVENVEVITRPKDMDPRLIAWKGGAVLACLDTTQELWIYQREWQRFGVRMLRERAAFVW, from the exons ATGGTGGACCAAGCAATATGGTCCAAAAAGATGTCAAATGGAGCAAGGCGCATACCAGTGTCACCTGATCAG GCCAGGTCATACAACAGACAGATGAGGCCTGCCATTTTGGATCACAGCTCTGGGGCCAAGTGGACAAACACATCAAATCATCCTGAATTTTTGGTAGGAGAAGAG GCACTATATGTTAATCCATTAGATTCTTATAACATACATTGGCCCATTAGAAGAGGGCAGCTGAATCTCCACACGGGACCTGGTGGCTCCCTCACTGCAGTACTGGCAGACCTGGAAGTTATATGGTCACATGCAATACAAAAATACCTGGAAATACCACTGAAAGACCTAAAG TATTACAGATGCATTTTACTAATTCCAGACATCTATAATAAGCAACATGTGAAAGAACTGGTAAATATGATCCTAATGAAGATGGGTTTCTCAG GAATTATTGTACACCAGGAGTCTGTCTGTGCCACCTTTGGAAGTGGTTTAAGCAGTGCATGCATTGTGGATGTGGGAGATCAGAAGACAAGTGTTTGCTGTGTAGAAGATGGTGTTTCCCATCGCAACACCAG GCTGTGCCTGGCATATGGAGGATCTGATGTGTCAAGGTGTTTTTATTGGCTTATGCAGCGAGCAGGATTCCCATACAGAGACTGCCAGCTAACTAATAAGTTGGATTGCCTGCTGCTTCAGCACCTAAAGGAGACATTTTGTCATCTAGATCAG GATATTTCTGGATTACAAGATCACGAGTTCCAAATTCGGCATCCGGATTCTCCAGCTTTATTGTACCAGTTCCGATTAGGGGATGAAAAATTAcag GCACCCATGGCTCTGTTTTACCCAGCAACTTTTGGAATTGTTGGACAAAAAATGACAATTATGCAGCACAGGTCACAAGGTGACCCTGAGGATCCTCATGATGAACATTATCTGCTAGCCACACAAAGTAAGCAGGAGCAG TCTGCAAAAGCTACAGCTGACAGAAAATCTATGTCAAAGCCTGGTGCATTTGAGGGAGAATTGAGAGGCCAATCGTCAGACATTTCAGAGAGGATCTACCCACAAGAAGTAGAGCTGGGATCTTCCCAGGGTGACTGTATGATACCTGGCAATGATTCAGAGGAACCTCTAACTGCAcacatgtccaggaaaactGCTATTTCTCAGTTTGAAGGCAAAGCCTTGGGCCTGGACAAAGCCATCCTTCATAGTATCGACTGCTGTG CATCTGATGATACAAAAAAGAAGATGTACAGCTCCATCTTAGTAGTGGGAGGAGGCCTTATGTTTCATAAAGCTCAAGAGTTTCTTCAGCACAGAATTCTCAACAAAATGCCCCCCTCTTTCAGAAGAGTTGTTGAAAATGTTGAGGTCATCACAAGGCCTAAG GATATGGATCCACGTTTAATTGCCTGGAAAGGAGGTGCAGTTTTGGCCTGTCTGGACACCACTCAGGAGCTGTGGATATACCAGAGGGAGTGGCAGCGTTTTGGTGTCAGGATGTTACGGGAGCGAGCAGCGTTTGTGTGGTAA